Proteins from one Microtus pennsylvanicus isolate mMicPen1 chromosome 7, mMicPen1.hap1, whole genome shotgun sequence genomic window:
- the LOC142853613 gene encoding H-2 class II histocompatibility antigen, E-U alpha chain-like, translated as MATSGALVFRLFFMAVLMSPQKSWAIKEEHRIIQAEFFLSPDDKGEFMFDFDGDEIFHVDIGKSETIWRLKEFGQFASFEAQGALANLAVDKANLEIMIKRSNHTPAANVSPDVTVLTNSPASLGEPNILICFVDKFSPPVVNVTWLRNGQPVTTGVSETVFLPRDDHLFRKFYYLTFLPSTEDYYDCRVEHWGLEEPLLKHWEFEEQTLLPETKENVVCALGLFLGLVGIIVGVVFTIKGMQRRNAADRRQGAL; from the exons atggcCACAAGTGGAGCCCTGGTGTTTAGACTTTTCTTCATGGCTGTCCTGATGAGCCCCCAGAAGTCTTGGGCTATCAAAG aggAGCACAGAATCATCCAGGCGGAGTTCTTTCTTTCCCCAGACGACAAAGGAGAGTTTATGTTTGACTTTGACGGTGACGAGATTTTCCACGTGGATATTGGAAAGTCGGAGACCATCTGGAGACTTAAAGAATTTGGACAGTTTGCCAGTTTCGAAGCTCAGGGTGCATTGGCCAACCTAGCTGTGGACAAAGCTAACCTGGAAATCATGATAAAGCGTTCCAACCACACTCCAGCCGCCAATG TGTCCCCAGACGTGACTGTGCTCACCAACAGTCCAGCGAGCCTGGGGGAGCCCAACATCCTCATCTGCTTCGTCGACAAGTTCTCCCCGCCGGTGGTCAACGTCACCTGGCTTCGGAACGGACAGCCTGTCACCACAGGCGTGTCAGAAACCGTCTTCCTACCCAGGGATGATCACCTCTTCCGCAAGTTCTACTATCTGACCTTCCTGCCCTCCACGGAAGATTACTATGACTGCAGGGTGGAGCACTGGGGTTTGGAGGAGCCTCTGCTCAAGCACTGGG aatttGAAGAGCAAACCCTCCTCCCAGAAACTAAAGAGAACGTGGTGTGTGCTCTCGGACTGTTTTTGGGTCTAGTGGGCATCATTGTCGGGGTTGTCTTCACCATCAAGGGTATGCAAAGACGGAACGCTGCAGACCGCCGCCAAGGAGCCCTGTGA
- the LOC142854249 gene encoding H-2 class II histocompatibility antigen, I-A beta chain-like, with protein MMGVWLPRGPYVAAVTVTLMVLSPPVALVRDPRPHFLLQLKAECHYLNGTERVRTVTRFIYNQEEFARFDSDIGKFLAVTELGKPIAEDLNHQKDVLDNYRASVDRCRNNHQLVDWFLLNLKAEPQVTVHPAKTQPLEHHNLLVCSVRGFYPSQIEITWFRNGQEEKAGVVTTGLIQNGDWTFQTLVMLETVPQSGEVYTCQVEHPSLTSPARVEWRAQSTSARKKMLSGAVVLVLGLLSLPGGLFVYSRNLRGLRS; from the exons atgATGGGTGTGTGGCTCCCCAGAGGCCCCTATGTGGCAGCTGTGACTGTGACGCTGATGGTGCTGAGCCCTCCCGTGGCTTTGGTCAGGGACCCCCGAC CACATTTCCTGCTGCAGCTGAAGGCTGAGTGTCACTACCTCAACGGGACGGAGCGCGTGAGGACTGTGACCAGATTCATCTATAACCAGGAAGAGTTTGCACGCTTTGACAGTGACATTGGGAAGTTCCTGGCAGTGACGGAGCTGGGGAAGCCCATAGCTGAGGATCTGAATCACCAGAAGGACGTCCTGGACAATTATCGGGCCTCAGTGGACAGGTGCAGAAATAACCACCAACTTGTTGATTGGTTCCTGTTGAACTTAAAAG CTGAGCCCCAGGTGACTGTGCACCCGGCAAAGACGCAGCCCCTGGAGCACCACAACCTCCTGGTCTGCTCCGTGAGAGGCTTCTATCCCAGCCAGATTGAAATCACATGGTTCCGGAATGGCCAGGAGGAGAAGGCTGGGGTCGTGACCACGGGCCTGATCCAGAATGGAGACTGGACCTTCCAGACACTGGTGATGCTGGAGACGGTTCCTCAGAGTGGAGAGGTTTACACCTGCCAGGTGGAGCATCCCAGCCTGACCAGCCCTGCCAGAGTGGAGTGGA GGGCTCAGTCCACGTCGGCACGGAAGAAGATGCTGAGTGGAGCTGTGGTCTTGGTGCTGGGTCTGCTGTCCCTCCCAGGGGGGCTGTTCGTCTACTCAAGGAACCTGAGAG GACTCCGGAGCTGA